In Malania oleifera isolate guangnan ecotype guangnan chromosome 8, ASM2987363v1, whole genome shotgun sequence, a single window of DNA contains:
- the LOC131163002 gene encoding pentatricopeptide repeat-containing protein At4g21880, mitochondrial-like isoform X6, with translation MKAADVKPDSQTFSNLIGNCNCEEDINKYYDELENAGVRVTKHIFRSLIKAYAACGQFEKAKQVVLDKKVPLTSLNEIKCVLVSALASNGQMSDAVSLYEEIEDAGYNLEPRAVISLIRNLQSEGELSRLLRLLDGLDENSGYWHDGCRGVILHCVQYKHLSSAIDLLEPFKDKFCNDEENTEFFKEVTRSPNSELQNRWHFSDNFYWIERHYGGI, from the exons ATGAAAGCTGCAGATGTGAAACCGGATTCTCAAACTTTCAGCAATCTAATAGGCAACTGTAATTGTGAGGAGGATATTAACAAG TATTATGATGAGCTTGAGAATGCTGGAGTTCGAGTtacaaagcatattttcaggtcaCTTATAAAGGCTTATGCAGCTTGTGGACAATTTGAGAAGGCAAAACAG GTAGTCCTAGACAAAAAAGTGCCACTTACGAGCTTGAATGAAATTAAATGTGTGTTGGTTTCTGCTCTTGCATCCAATGGGCAAATGTCTGATGCTGTCAGCCTAtatgaagaaattgaagatgCTGGATACAATCTCGAGCCCAGAGCCGTCATATCTCTCATT AGGAACTTGCAATCAGAAGGAGAGTTGAGTAGATTGCTTCGACTACTTGATGGATTGGATGAGAATTCAGGCTATTGGCATGATGGTTGTCGCGGAGTTATCTTACATTGTGTCCAATACAAGCATTTAAG TTCTGCCATTGATTTACTCGAGCCATTCAAGGATAAATTCTGCAATGATGAAGAGAATACAGAATTTTTTAAGGAG GTGACTCGGTCTCCAAACTCCGAGTTGCAGAATCGATGGCACTTCTCAGATAATTTTTATTGGATAGAGAGGCATTATGGGGGGATTTAG
- the LOC131163002 gene encoding pentatricopeptide repeat-containing protein At4g21880, mitochondrial-like isoform X4: MLLKNFFGGLKVLRQMKAADVKPDSQTFSNLIGNCNCEEDINKYYDELENAGVRVTKHIFRSLIKAYAACGQFEKAKQVVLDKKVPLTSLNEIKCVLVSALASNGQMSDAVSLYEEIEDAGYNLEPRAVISLIRNLQSEGELSRLLRLLDGLDENSGYWHDGCRGVILHCVQYKHLSSAIDLLEPFKDKFCNDEENTEFFKEVTRSPNSELQNRWHFSDNFYWIERHYGGI; the protein is encoded by the exons AAAAATTTTTTTGGTGGCTTAAAGGTTCTCAGGCAAATGAAAGCTGCAGATGTGAAACCGGATTCTCAAACTTTCAGCAATCTAATAGGCAACTGTAATTGTGAGGAGGATATTAACAAG TATTATGATGAGCTTGAGAATGCTGGAGTTCGAGTtacaaagcatattttcaggtcaCTTATAAAGGCTTATGCAGCTTGTGGACAATTTGAGAAGGCAAAACAG GTAGTCCTAGACAAAAAAGTGCCACTTACGAGCTTGAATGAAATTAAATGTGTGTTGGTTTCTGCTCTTGCATCCAATGGGCAAATGTCTGATGCTGTCAGCCTAtatgaagaaattgaagatgCTGGATACAATCTCGAGCCCAGAGCCGTCATATCTCTCATT AGGAACTTGCAATCAGAAGGAGAGTTGAGTAGATTGCTTCGACTACTTGATGGATTGGATGAGAATTCAGGCTATTGGCATGATGGTTGTCGCGGAGTTATCTTACATTGTGTCCAATACAAGCATTTAAG TTCTGCCATTGATTTACTCGAGCCATTCAAGGATAAATTCTGCAATGATGAAGAGAATACAGAATTTTTTAAGGAG GTGACTCGGTCTCCAAACTCCGAGTTGCAGAATCGATGGCACTTCTCAGATAATTTTTATTGGATAGAGAGGCATTATGGGGGGATTTAG
- the LOC131163002 gene encoding pentatricopeptide repeat-containing protein At4g21880, mitochondrial-like isoform X3, which yields MLLKNFFGGLKVLRQMKAADVKPDSQTFSNLIGNCNCEEDINKYYDELENAGVRVTKHIFRSLIKAYAACGQFEKAKQVVLDKKVPLTSLNEIKCVLVSALASNGQMSDAVSLYEEIEDAGYNLEPRAVISLIRNLQSEGELSRLLRLLDGLDENSGYWHDGCRGVILHCVQYKHLSSAIDLLEPFKDKFCNDEENTEFFKEVSWAYAPDLSHAYASHVLSQHVGGKSRMCATGGKV from the exons AAAAATTTTTTTGGTGGCTTAAAGGTTCTCAGGCAAATGAAAGCTGCAGATGTGAAACCGGATTCTCAAACTTTCAGCAATCTAATAGGCAACTGTAATTGTGAGGAGGATATTAACAAG TATTATGATGAGCTTGAGAATGCTGGAGTTCGAGTtacaaagcatattttcaggtcaCTTATAAAGGCTTATGCAGCTTGTGGACAATTTGAGAAGGCAAAACAG GTAGTCCTAGACAAAAAAGTGCCACTTACGAGCTTGAATGAAATTAAATGTGTGTTGGTTTCTGCTCTTGCATCCAATGGGCAAATGTCTGATGCTGTCAGCCTAtatgaagaaattgaagatgCTGGATACAATCTCGAGCCCAGAGCCGTCATATCTCTCATT AGGAACTTGCAATCAGAAGGAGAGTTGAGTAGATTGCTTCGACTACTTGATGGATTGGATGAGAATTCAGGCTATTGGCATGATGGTTGTCGCGGAGTTATCTTACATTGTGTCCAATACAAGCATTTAAG TTCTGCCATTGATTTACTCGAGCCATTCAAGGATAAATTCTGCAATGATGAAGAGAATACAGAATTTTTTAAGGAG GTTTCCTGGGCTTATGCGCCAGACTTATCCCATGCCTACGCCAGCCATGTCCTTAGCCAACACGTAGGAGGGAAATCGCGGATGTGCGCTACAGGCGGCAAGGTTTGA
- the LOC131163002 gene encoding pentatricopeptide repeat-containing protein At4g21880, mitochondrial-like isoform X5, producing the protein MLLKNFFGGLKVLRQMKAADVKPDSQTFSNLIGNCNCEEDINKYYDELENAGVRVTKHIFRSLIKAYAACGQFEKAKQVVLDKKVPLTSLNEIKCVLVSALASNGQMSDAVSLYEEIEDAGYNLEPRAVISLIRNLQSEGELSRLLRLLDGLDENSGYWHDGCRGVILHCVQYKHLSSAIDLLEPFKDKFCNDEENTEFFKENRWHFSDNFYWIERHYGGI; encoded by the exons AAAAATTTTTTTGGTGGCTTAAAGGTTCTCAGGCAAATGAAAGCTGCAGATGTGAAACCGGATTCTCAAACTTTCAGCAATCTAATAGGCAACTGTAATTGTGAGGAGGATATTAACAAG TATTATGATGAGCTTGAGAATGCTGGAGTTCGAGTtacaaagcatattttcaggtcaCTTATAAAGGCTTATGCAGCTTGTGGACAATTTGAGAAGGCAAAACAG GTAGTCCTAGACAAAAAAGTGCCACTTACGAGCTTGAATGAAATTAAATGTGTGTTGGTTTCTGCTCTTGCATCCAATGGGCAAATGTCTGATGCTGTCAGCCTAtatgaagaaattgaagatgCTGGATACAATCTCGAGCCCAGAGCCGTCATATCTCTCATT AGGAACTTGCAATCAGAAGGAGAGTTGAGTAGATTGCTTCGACTACTTGATGGATTGGATGAGAATTCAGGCTATTGGCATGATGGTTGTCGCGGAGTTATCTTACATTGTGTCCAATACAAGCATTTAAG TTCTGCCATTGATTTACTCGAGCCATTCAAGGATAAATTCTGCAATGATGAAGAGAATACAGAATTTTTTAAGGAG AATCGATGGCACTTCTCAGATAATTTTTATTGGATAGAGAGGCATTATGGGGGGATTTAG